In Lathamus discolor isolate bLatDis1 chromosome 1, bLatDis1.hap1, whole genome shotgun sequence, the following are encoded in one genomic region:
- the SYNPO2 gene encoding synaptopodin-2 yields the protein MLPNCTRKMGTGDYFCIAMSGGAPWGFRLQGGKEQKQPLQIAKVRSKSKAAKAGLCEGDEVVSINGKPCGDLTYAEVIVLMESLTDVLQMLIKRSFTGVTEALSAGRENGKDENINKEDYRESTTMQINTAKEIPHGDLCITEIHSDSHQGAGERNIHFSETKQETTQSQRITPKVIGTSKVLVTDETALRRKTEERRPGTMVELQLSLLNEKHKSTHAPAVTLLGAEKCTLSGREPSVQQDGTSPVITIPLGMKEGNIQWSSKVVQFSNSKEIKRIQGTAPSLPRVEVILDYSDREKEVPRSPVERGCVNSQVKEGQSEAPPSLLSSAISSEGTEQREDNQHSERDHRPLKHRARHARLRRSESLSEKQVKEAKSKCKSIALLLTAAPNPNSKGVLMFKKRRRRARKYTLVSYGTGELERDEDEGEEGEGEEGDKENTFEVSLLPTSESEIDEDFFSDIDNDSKIVTFDWDSGLLEVEKKIKSGDKMQTLPESTGKGALMFAKRRQRMDQITAEQEEMKARTVHTEERREAMSENFQKLRSTVYQTKEEEMSRQQTCMSKSYTDVSQNHSKMLQQNGFGLAPDASLSFQSSDAQRAASLNKTAKPFPSGVQNRAAEPFSPIRNVTSPLSDIPAPPPYCSVSPPPEPLYRPVSAPVASRAAPSLWSPSEPTEHIASRDERIAVPAKRTGILQEAKRRSTSKPMFTFKEAPKVSPNPALLSLVHNAEGKKTTGTGFESGPEEDYLSLGAEACNFMQTQASKQKAPPPVAPKPSVKISPTAGTPVWSPPAVDSSKAPSFPAPASPQAAYSAPLKSPRYPHSPAHPPGTLNLAGPFKGPQATLVSPNHTPKTTTPVTSSAEEIKPPFEMPPAMSGKGAQLFARRHSRMEKYVVDSETVQANMARASSPTPSLPASWKYSSNVRAPPPVAYNPIHSPSYPPGATKTSSKSTAATKTTKRKPKKGLNALDIMKHQPYQLDASLFTFQPPSTKESLATKQTLKLSTSKQALPLGLPSAGSPTNARASSMYSVPAYVSQPLFQSDALTPLNESYASTSYSAFSKPESTTSSLFTAPRPKFSAKKAGVIAQERSSGRSLSLPGRPSSFISQAMSPTSPLTFQPAPDYFSKTDTAADRTGKRLTPWEAASRPPLGLVDEAFGPQNMQESIAANVVSAARRKTFPEQPDEWKQKVSYEPPVASGSVALLGGKQSNIISLPRSSLSTPSVTTQAGSHLQYAYCSQQSRTDPDIMSMDSRSDYCLSTADSHYNPQPRGWRRPT from the exons ATCCTTCACTGGAGTAACTGAAGCATTAAGTGCTGGAAGAGAAAACggaaaagatgaaaacataAACAAAGAGGACTATAGGGAGAGTACTACAATGCAAATTAACACAGCAAAAGAGATACCTCATGGAGATTTATGCATCACAGAGATACATAGTGACTCTCACCAGGGAGCAGGAGAAAGGAACATAcacttttctgaaacaaaacaagagacCACACAAAGCCAAAGAATTACTCCTAAAGTGATAGGCACCTCCAAAGTGCTTGTGACAGATGAGACTGCTCTCagaaggaagacagaagaaagaaggcCAGGTACTATGGTTGAGCTGCAGTTGTCCCTCTTAAatgagaagcacaaaagcaccCATGCTCCTGCTGTGACTCTCTTGGGGGCAGAAAAATGCACCCTTTCAGGAAGAGAACCCAGTGTACAACAAGATGGGACTAGCCCTGTAATCACGATTCCCCTGGGCATGAAGGAGGGCAACATCCAGTGGTCAAGCAAAGTTGTCCAGTTTTCTAACAGCAAAGAGATCAAGAGGATTCAGGGTACAGCTCCATCTCTCCCCAGGGTGGAGGTGATCCTGGACTATTCAGATAGGGAGAAGGAAGTACCCAGGTCTCCGGTTGAAAGGGGGTGTGTTAATTCTCAAGTGAAGGAAGGGCAGTCAGAAgcacctccttccctcctctcctctgcaaTCTCATCAGAaggcacagagcagagagaagacAACCAGCACTCGGAAAGGGATCACAGACCACTCAAGCACAGGGCAAGGCACGCAA GGCTCCGGCGAAGTGAGAGTCTTTCAGAGAAGCAGGTCAAAGAAGCCAAATCTAAATGTAAAAGTATTGcactgctgctgacagcagcaccCAATCCCAATTCCAAGGGGGTGCTGATGTTCAAGAAGCGTCGTCGAAGGGCGAGGAAATATACTTTAGTCAGCTACGGTACCGGGGAGTTAGAACGTGACGAAGACGAGGGTGAAGAAGGGGAAGGTGAAGAAGGGgacaaagaaaacacttttgaaGTGAGTTTGCTTCCAACAAGCGAGTCAGAAATAGATGAAGATTTCTTCTCTGACATTGACAACGACAGTAAGATTGTGACATTTGACTGGGACAGTGGTCTACTTGAGGTTGAGAAGAAGATAAAAAGTGGAGACAAGATGCAGACACTTCCAGAGAGCACAGGTAAAGGGGCCCTCATGTTTGCCAAGAGGCGTCAGAGGATGGATCAGATTACAGCTGAGCAGGAGGAGATGAAGGCACGCACAGTGCATACAGAGGAACGAAGAGAAGCAATGTCAGAGAACTTCCAGAAACTACGTTCTACAGTCTATcaaacaaaagaggaagaaatgtcAAGACAGCAGACCTGCATGAGCAAAAGCTACACAGATGTGAGCCAGAATCATAGCAAAATGCTACAACAAAATGGCTTTGGCTTAGCACCAGACGCAAGCCTCTCTTTTCAGTCCTCTGACGCTCAAAGAGCAGCTTCTTtgaataaaacagcaaaaccctTCCCTTCTGGGGTTCAAAACCGAGCAGCTGAACCATTTTCACCCATAAGAAACGTTACTAGTCCTCTTTCAGATATACCAGCACCACCTCCTTACTGCTCTGTTAGCCCACCACCTGAGCCTTTATACAGACCTGTTTCAGCTCCTGTagccagcagagctgccccatCTCTGTGGTCACCCAGCGAGCCAACAGAACACATAGCATCCCGAGATGAAAGGATTGCGGTACCAGCAAAAAGAACTGGAATACTGCAAGAGGCAAAGAGAAGAAGCACTTCAAAACCTATGTTCACTTTCAAAGAAGCACCCAAAGTAAGTCCTAATCCTGCCCTGCTGTCCCTTGTACACAATGCAGAGGGCAAAAAAACTACTGGGACTGGTTTTGAGTCAGGACCTGAAGAAGACTACCTCAGTTTGGGAGCAGAAGCTTGCAATTTCATGCAGACTCAAGCATCTAAACAAAAGGCCCCTCCTCCTGTTGCTCCAAAGCCTTCAGTCAAGATCTCTCCTACTGCTGGTACTCCAGTTTGGTCACCTCCAGCTGTGGATTCTAGCAAGGCTCCTTCTTTCCCAGCACCAGCCTCCCCTCAGGCAGCATATTCCGCACCACTCAAATCTCCACGGTATCCTCATTCTCCTGCCCATCCCCCAGGTACTCTCAACCTAGCTGGTCCTTTCAAAGGGCCTCAGGCAACCCTAGTGAGTCCAAACCACACACCCAAGACAACCACACCAGTCACATCGAGTGCTGAAGAAATAAAGCCACCCTTTGAGATGCCACCAGCTATGAGCGGAAAAGGAGCACAGTTATTTGCCAGAAGGCACTCTCGAATGGAGAAGTATGTGGTAGATTCAGAGACAGTCCAGGCAAACATGGCACGAGCCTCGTCTCCAACTCCATCTTTACCAGCTTCTTGGAAATATTCATCTAATGTCCGAGCACCTCCACCTGTTGCTTATAATCCCATCCACAGCCCATCTTATCCTCCTGGTGCTACCAAGACTTCCTCTAAGtccactgctgctaccaaaaccacaaaaagaaaacctaagaAAGGTCTCAATGCTTTGGATATTATGAAGCATCAACCTTATCAACTTGATGCatctttatttacttttcaaCCTCCTAGTACTAAGGAAAGCCTTGCTACTAAGCAAACATTGAAGTTGTCTACTTCAAAGCAAGCTCTACCTTTAGGACTGCCTAGTGCTGGCTCTCCTACTAATGCCCGGGCATCTTCAATGTACTCAGTGCCAGCCTACGTTTCACAGCCTTTGTTCCAGTCAGATGCCCTTACCCCACTAAATGAATCATATGCATCTACAAGCTACTCTGCATTTTCTAAGCCAGAAAGCACCACATCCTCTTTGTttactgctccaaggccaaaattTTCAGCAAAGAAAGCTGGTGTCATTGCACAG gaAAGAAGCAGTGGACGCTCATTATCACTTCCTGGGAGACCTTCTTCATTCATTTCTCAAGCAATGTCTCCTACTTCTCCTCTTACATTTCAACCTGCCCCTGATTACTTCAGCAAGACAGACACAGCAGCTGACAGGACTGGCAAGAGACTGACTCCCTGGGAAGCAGCATCAAGACCCCCTCTTGGCCTAGTGGATGAAGCTTTTGGGCCTCAAAATATGCAGGAATCCATTGCTGCTAATGTAGTATCAGCTGCTCGCAGGAAAACATTTCCTGAACAACCAGATGAATGGAAACAAAAGGTTTCTTATGAGCCTCCAGTTGCAAGTGGTAGTGTAGCCTTACTGGGAGGGAAGCAATCAAATATTATATCACTCCCCAGAAGCTCCCTATCCACCCCAAGTGTGACTACGCAGGCTGGCTCTCACCTGCAGTATGCTTACTGCAGTCAACAGTCCAGAACAGATCCTGATATAATGTCCATGGATTCCAGGTCTGACTATTGCTTGTCAACAGCTGATTCACACTACAATCCACAGCCAAGGGGGTGGAGGCGTCCAACATGA